From one Enterobacter kobei genomic stretch:
- a CDS encoding methionine ABC transporter ATP-binding protein encodes MIVIEGLSKTYAGTGQPALNDVSLTVPQGAIYGILGRSGAGKSTLIRCLNLLERPSAGRILVNGQDITRFDKAQLRAHRLRTGMIFQHFNLLHARSVADNIAVPLEIAGVPKAQREARVKELLSLVDLADKAAAFPSQLSGGQKQRVGIARALASKPDVLLCDEATSALDPDTTAAILALLAEINQQLGLTIVLITHQLEVVKNLCDHAALLENGQLIEGGKIADLLATPWSRLRKSLLHDRQAERQFLARHGIDGRSLCVA; translated from the coding sequence ATGATCGTCATTGAAGGGCTGAGTAAAACCTATGCCGGAACCGGCCAACCGGCACTGAACGACGTTTCGCTGACCGTCCCGCAAGGCGCGATCTATGGCATCCTCGGGCGCAGCGGTGCAGGTAAAAGCACCCTGATCCGCTGTCTGAATTTACTGGAGCGGCCCAGCGCGGGCCGCATTCTGGTGAATGGCCAGGACATCACGCGGTTTGATAAGGCGCAACTGCGCGCGCATCGCCTGCGTACCGGCATGATTTTCCAGCACTTCAATTTACTGCATGCGCGCTCGGTCGCCGACAACATCGCCGTACCGCTGGAGATCGCAGGCGTCCCCAAAGCGCAGCGCGAGGCGCGGGTCAAGGAACTGCTGTCGCTGGTGGATCTGGCGGACAAAGCCGCGGCCTTTCCGTCACAGCTTTCCGGCGGACAAAAGCAGCGCGTCGGCATCGCCCGCGCACTGGCGTCAAAACCGGACGTGCTGTTGTGCGATGAAGCCACCAGCGCGCTCGATCCCGACACCACCGCCGCGATTCTGGCGCTGCTGGCGGAGATCAATCAGCAACTGGGTCTGACCATCGTCCTGATCACCCATCAGCTTGAGGTCGTGAAAAATCTCTGCGATCACGCGGCGCTGCTGGAAAACGGTCAGCTTATCGAAGGCGGCAAAATCGCCGATCTGCTGGCGACGCCCTGGTCGCGGCTGCGTAAATCGCTGCTGCATGACCGCCAGGCGGAGCGGCAATTCCTCGCCCGCCACGGCATTGACGGGAGGTCATTATGCGTAGCATGA
- a CDS encoding methionine ABC transporter permease produces MSWEDLWPLLLDGTLDTLYMVALAAFFTVLIGLPAGILLYISRAKGLLPLPKLNALLGAVINVGRSLPFIVLLIALIPFTRLLIGTTLGSTAAVVPITIGAFPFFARLTENALDEVDHGRIEAILSMGGNVWHVITKALLPEALPALLAGITLTVVMLIGFSSMAGVIGGGGLGDLAIRYGYQRFNDQVMAGTVIILVAMVQGVQMAGDRLVRRLAHRR; encoded by the coding sequence ATGAGCTGGGAGGATCTCTGGCCACTGCTGCTGGATGGCACGCTGGATACGCTGTACATGGTGGCGCTCGCCGCCTTTTTTACCGTGCTGATTGGTCTGCCCGCCGGGATCCTGCTCTATATCTCCCGCGCGAAAGGTCTGCTGCCGTTGCCGAAACTGAACGCCCTGCTCGGGGCGGTGATCAACGTGGGCCGTTCGCTGCCGTTTATTGTGCTGCTGATCGCGCTGATCCCCTTCACCCGTTTGCTGATCGGCACCACGCTCGGCAGCACCGCGGCGGTGGTTCCCATCACCATTGGTGCCTTTCCGTTTTTTGCCCGACTGACGGAAAATGCCCTTGATGAAGTGGACCATGGCCGTATCGAAGCCATTCTGTCGATGGGCGGTAACGTCTGGCATGTGATTACCAAAGCGCTGCTGCCGGAGGCGCTGCCCGCGTTGCTGGCGGGGATCACCCTGACGGTGGTGATGCTGATTGGCTTTTCATCGATGGCGGGGGTGATCGGCGGCGGCGGCCTCGGGGATCTGGCGATCCGCTACGGCTATCAGCGCTTTAACGATCAGGTGATGGCCGGCACTGTGATCATTCTGGTGGCGATGGTTCAGGGCGTACAAATGGCGGGGGATCGTCTGGTGCGCCGCCTGGCGCACCGACGTTAA